A region from the Vicia villosa cultivar HV-30 ecotype Madison, WI linkage group LG3, Vvil1.0, whole genome shotgun sequence genome encodes:
- the LOC131661030 gene encoding calnexin homolog translates to MVDRKEIPLAMGLLAVLLFFVASSSFHVVRASDDVDDAIFYESFDEDFDNRWIVSGKEEYNGVWKHSKSEGHDDFGLLVSEPARKYAIVKELDAPVSLKDGPVVLQFETRLQNGLECGGAYIKYLQTQESGWKPKGFDNESPYSIMFGPDRCGTTNKVHFIFRHKNPKTGKHVEHHLKFPPSVPSDKLSHVYTAVLKANDVSILIDGEEKKKANFLSSEDFEPALIPSKTIPDPDDNKPEDWDERAKIPDPEAVKPEDWDEDAPREIIDEEAEKPEGWLDDEPEEVDDPEASKPEDWDDEEDGEWEAPKIENPKCEAAPGCGEWKRPTKSNPAYKGKWSAPYIDNPNYKGIWKPQEIPNPEYFELEKPDFEPIAAIGIEIWTMQDGILFDNVLIAKDDKVAESYRETTWKPKFNIEKEKQKAEEEAAAAAATESEGIAGIQKKAFDLLYKIADIPFLSDHKQKIIEIIEKGEKQPNLTIGIIVSVVIVFVSIFFRLIFGGKKPANVEAKVEKKTNTETSSKQAGEEKEDNKEKEETVNPPRRRPKRDN, encoded by the exons ATGGTGGATCGTAAGGAAATCCCTTTGGCTATGGGGCTATTGGCGGTGCTCCTTTTCTTCGTTGCTTCGTCTTCATTTCACGTTGTTCGTGCTTCTGATGATGTAGATGATGCG aTCTTTTATGAATCGTTCGATGAGGATTTTGATAACCGGTGGATTGTGTCTGGGAAGGAAGAATATAATG GTGTATGGAAGCATTCAAAGAGTGAAGGGCACGATGATTTTGGACTTCTTGTCAGTGAACCAGCAAGGAAGTATGCTATAGTTAAAGAGCTTGATGCGCCTGTCAGTCTTAAGGACGGACCAGTTGTTCTTCAGTTCGAGACTCGTCTTCAAAATGGCCTTGAATGTGGTGGtgcatatattaaatatcttCAAACCCAGGAGAGTGGTTGGAAGCCTAAGGGATTTGACAATGAATCTCCTTATTCTATTATGTTTGGTCCAGATAGGTGTGGGACAACAAACAAGGTGCATTTCATCTTCAGGCATAAGAATCCAAAGACCGGGAAACATGTTGAACACCATCTCAAGTTTCCTCCTTCTGTCCCATCTGACAAACTATCTCATGTGTACACTGCTGTTCTAAAGGCTAATGATGTGAGCATTTTAATTGATGGTGAGGAAAAGAAAAAGGCCAATTTCTTATCTTCTGAAGATTTTGAGCCTGCCCTTATCCCTTCCAAGACAATCCCAGATCCCGATGATAATAAACCCGAGGACTGGGACGAGAGAGCCAAAATTCCTGACCCAGAAGCTGTAAAGCCAGAGGATTGGGATGAGGATGCACCTAGGGAAATTATAGATGAAGAAGCTGAGAAACCTGAAGGATGGTTGGATGACGAGCCAGAAGAAGTAGATGATCCAGAGGCATCAAAGCCTGAAGATTGGGATGATGAGGAGGATGGCGAATGGGAAGCTCCCAAAATTGAAAACCCAAAGTGTGAAGCAGCCCCTGGTTGTGGTGAATGGAAGAGGCCAACCAAGAGCAACCCAGCTTATAAGGGAAAATGGAGTGCCCCCTACATTGATAACCCCAATTATAAGGGTATTTGGAAGCCTCAGGAGATTCCAAACCCAGAGTACTTTGAACTTGAGAAACCAGACTTTGAACCTATTGCTGCTATTGGCATTGAAATTTGGACAATGCAAGATGGCATTCTATTCGATAACGTTTTGATAGCTAAAGATGATAAGGTTGCAGAGTCCTATCGGGAGACTACATGGAAACCCAAGTTTAACATtgagaaagagaaacaaaaggCTGAAGAGGAGGCAGCTGCAGCGGCAGCAACTGAGTCAGAGGGTATTGCTGGCATCCAG AAGAAGGCATTCGACCTCTTGTACAAGATCGCCGACATTCCCTTCCTAAGTGACCACAAACAAAAGATTATT GAAATCATTGAAAAGGGAGAGAAGCAACCAAATCTGACTATTGGTATTATTGTATCTGTTGTGATTGTCTTTGTATCAATTTTCTTCAGGCTCATATTCGGTGGAAAGAAACCT GCAAATGTTGAGGCTAAGGTGGAGAAGAAGACCAACACAGAAACTTCCAGTAAACAAGCTGGCGAAGAGAAGGAAGATaacaaagaaaaggaagaaacAGTCAACCCTCCACGTCGGAGGCCAAAGAGAGACAATTGA